The following coding sequences lie in one Arachis ipaensis cultivar K30076 chromosome B03, Araip1.1, whole genome shotgun sequence genomic window:
- the LOC107628909 gene encoding protein RAFTIN 1B-like, with protein sequence MEAQLLKGGSPSSNVDHSEAFKVGFFAMDDLYIGNIMTLQFPVEDFSHFLPKRQVDSIPFSIPQLPSVLQLFSISEDSAQAKSMRGTIEQCEAGTITGETKICANSLESMLEFVHNIIGSEEKHNIHTTSPSSGAPLQEYTILKISEDIYAPKWVACHPLPYPYAVYYCHFISTGTRVFKVLLDGENGDKVEALGVCHLDTSDWSPNHILFKQLGFMPGEAPVYHFFPVKHLMWVPQPSTATV encoded by the coding sequence ATGGAAGCACAATTGTTGAAGGGAGGGTCACCATCTTCTAATGTAGACCACAGTGAGGCATTCAAGGTTGGATTCTTTGCCATGGATGATCTCTACATAGGGAACATTATGACCCTCCAATTTCCTGTCGAAGACTTTTCTCACTTCCTACCAAAGAGACAAGTTGACTCCATTCCTTTCTCAATCCCACAACTTCCAAGTGTCCTTCAACTCTTCTCAATCTCTGAAGATTCTGCACAAGCCAAGTCCATGAGAGGCACAATTGAACAATGTGAAGCAGGAACCATCACGGGGGAGACTAAGATCTGTGCTAACTCTTTAGAGTCCATGCTGGAATTCGTCCACAACATCATTGGATCAGAGGAAAAgcacaacattcacacaactagTCCATCTTCAGGGGCTCCTCTGCAAGAATACACCATTTTGAAAATATCAGAAGATATCTATGCTCCTAAATGGGTAGCTTGTCATCCTCTGCCATACCCTTATGCTGTTTACTATTGCCACTTCATATCAACAGGGACCAGGGTGTTCAAGGTCTTGTTAGATGGTGAGAATGGAGACAAGGTTGAAGCTCTTGGCGTATGCCACTTGGACACATCTGATTGGAGCCCAAATCACATTCTGTTTAAGCAGCTTGGGTTCATGCCTGGGGAGGCTCCAGTGTACCACTTCTTCCCTGTGAAGCATCTTATGTGGGTTCCCCAACCCTCAACAGCCACCGTGTGA
- the LOC107628908 gene encoding BURP domain-containing protein 13-like isoform X2, whose protein sequence is MATKLALWFLPFLLFFLMNGHGISSRDLKVELQDHTDTNSQAYLTGYNTEKEADSQAYLTGYNSQKEVNPQAYLTGYNSQKEVNPQAYLTGYNTEKKADSQAYLTGYNSQKEVNPQAYLTGYNTKKKADSQTYLTGYNTHKDEYLTGYIATSDNTQSNYKTSKKHNHPSHSHHANLNQPYITTYETSNAHDANKPNYLIGYRTSTHAPGKDITGYTTTPRDQKESRYGIDTPYITQYGGGDGFKEDSDTPYIAQYGDAKKGPKESRYGTDEPYITGYGADVAPKRDSNAPYIAQYGVGGSNKEIKKSATAQDSAKPNFTNYGLHSKKAQGLKGGPPSSNVDHTEAFKVGFFAMDDLYIGNIMTLQFPVEDFSHFLSKKEADSIPFSIPQLPSVLQLFSISQDSSQAKSMRGTIEQCEAGTITGETKICANSLESMLEFVHNIIGSEEKHNIHTTSPSSGAPLQKYTILKISEDIYAPKWVACHPLPYPYGVYYCHFISTGTRVFKVLLDGENGDKVEALGVCHLDTSDWSPNHILFKQLGFMPGEAPVCHFFPVKHLMWVPQPSTATM, encoded by the exons ATGGCTACCAAGCTTGCTCTTTGGTTTCTTCCGTTTCTCCTTTTCTTCTTAATG AATGGACATGGCATCAGCAGCAGAGATTTGAAGGTAGAGTTGCAAGATCATACAGATACGAATTCACAAGCTTACCTCACAGGGTACAACACTGAGAAGGAAGCAGATTCACAAGCATACCTCACAGGGTACAACTCTCAGAAAGAAGTGAATCCGCAAGCATACCTCACAGGGTACAACTCTCAGAAAGAAGTGAATCCGCAAGCATACCTCACAGGGTACAACACTGAAAAGAAAGCAGATTCACAAGCATACCTCACAGGGTACAACTCTCAAAAAGAAGTGAATCCGCAAGCATACCTCACAGGGTACAACACTAAGAAGAAAGCAGATTCACAAACATATCTCACAGGATACAACACTCACAAGGATGAATACCTTACAGGGTACATAGCCACTTCAGACAATACCCAATCAAATTACAAAACATCCAAAAAACACAACCACCCTTCAC ATTCACACCATGCAAATCTCAATCAACCTTACATCACCACCTATGAAACTTCTAATGCCCATGATGCCAACAAACCTAACTACCTTATAGGTTATAGAACCAGTACCCATGCTCCTGGCAAAGATATTACTGGGTACACAACTACTCCCCGTGATCAAAAGGAGTCTCGCTATGGTATCGACACGCCATACATCACTCAatatggtggtggtgatggtttCAAGGAAGATTCAGATACACCATATATTGCTCAATATGGTGATGCAAAAAAAGGTCCAAAGGAGTCTCGCTATGGTACCGACGAGCCATATATCACTGGATATGGTGCTGATGTTGCTCCCAAAAGAGATTCAAATGCGCCATACATCGCTCAATATGGCGTTGGTGGTTCcaacaaagaaataaaaaaatctgCCACAGCCCAGGATTCGGCTAAGCCCAACTTTACAAATTATGGCCTTCATTCCAAGAAAGCACAAGGGTTGAAGGGAGGGCCACCATCTTCTAATGTAGACCACACTGAGGCATTCAAGGTTGGATTCTTTGCCATGGATGATCTCTACATAGGGAACATTATGACCCTCCAATTTCCTGTCGAAGACTTTTCTCACTTCCTATCAAAGAAAGAAGCCGACTCCATTCCTTTCTCAATCCCACAACTTCCAAGTGTCCTTCAACTCTTCTCAATCTCTCAAGATTCTTCACAAGCCAAGTCCATGAGAGGCACAATTGAACAATGTGAAGCAGGAACCATCACAGGGGAGACTAAGATTTGTGCTAACTCTTTAGAGTCCATGCTGGAATTCGTCCACAACATCATTGGATCAGAGGAAAAgcacaacattcacacaactagTCCATCTTCAGGGGCTCCTCTGCAAAAATATACCATTTTGAAAATATCAGAAGATATCTATGCTCCTAAATGGGTAGCTTGTCATCCTCTGCCATACCCATATGGTGTTTACTATTGCCACTTCATATCAACAGGGACCAGGGTGTTCAAGGTCTTGTTAGATGGTGAGAATGGAGACAAAGTTGAAGCTCTTGGCGTGTGCCACTTGGACACATCTGATTGGAGCCCAAATCACATTCTGTTTAAGCAGCTTGGGTTCATGCCTGGGGAGGCTCCAGTGTGCCACTTCTTCCCTGTGAAGCATCTTATGTGGGTTCCCCAACCCTCAACAGCCACCATGTGA
- the LOC107628908 gene encoding BURP domain-containing protein 13-like isoform X1, with translation MATKLALWFLPFLLFFLMNGHGISSRDLKVELQDHTDTNSQAYLTGYNTEKEADSQAYLTGYNSQKEVNPQAYLTGYNSQKEVNPQAYLTGYNTEKKADSQAYLTGYNSQKEVNPQAYLTGYNTKKKADSQTYLTGYNTHKDEYLTGYIATSDNTQSNYKTSKKHNHPSHHANNVKNHPSHSHHANLNQPYITTYETSNAHDANKPNYLIGYRTSTHAPGKDITGYTTTPRDQKESRYGIDTPYITQYGGGDGFKEDSDTPYIAQYGDAKKGPKESRYGTDEPYITGYGADVAPKRDSNAPYIAQYGVGGSNKEIKKSATAQDSAKPNFTNYGLHSKKAQGLKGGPPSSNVDHTEAFKVGFFAMDDLYIGNIMTLQFPVEDFSHFLSKKEADSIPFSIPQLPSVLQLFSISQDSSQAKSMRGTIEQCEAGTITGETKICANSLESMLEFVHNIIGSEEKHNIHTTSPSSGAPLQKYTILKISEDIYAPKWVACHPLPYPYGVYYCHFISTGTRVFKVLLDGENGDKVEALGVCHLDTSDWSPNHILFKQLGFMPGEAPVCHFFPVKHLMWVPQPSTATM, from the exons ATGGCTACCAAGCTTGCTCTTTGGTTTCTTCCGTTTCTCCTTTTCTTCTTAATG AATGGACATGGCATCAGCAGCAGAGATTTGAAGGTAGAGTTGCAAGATCATACAGATACGAATTCACAAGCTTACCTCACAGGGTACAACACTGAGAAGGAAGCAGATTCACAAGCATACCTCACAGGGTACAACTCTCAGAAAGAAGTGAATCCGCAAGCATACCTCACAGGGTACAACTCTCAGAAAGAAGTGAATCCGCAAGCATACCTCACAGGGTACAACACTGAAAAGAAAGCAGATTCACAAGCATACCTCACAGGGTACAACTCTCAAAAAGAAGTGAATCCGCAAGCATACCTCACAGGGTACAACACTAAGAAGAAAGCAGATTCACAAACATATCTCACAGGATACAACACTCACAAGGATGAATACCTTACAGGGTACATAGCCACTTCAGACAATACCCAATCAAATTACAAAACATCCAAAAAACACAACCACCCTTCACATCATGCAAACAACGTAAAAAACCATCCATCACATTCACACCATGCAAATCTCAATCAACCTTACATCACCACCTATGAAACTTCTAATGCCCATGATGCCAACAAACCTAACTACCTTATAGGTTATAGAACCAGTACCCATGCTCCTGGCAAAGATATTACTGGGTACACAACTACTCCCCGTGATCAAAAGGAGTCTCGCTATGGTATCGACACGCCATACATCACTCAatatggtggtggtgatggtttCAAGGAAGATTCAGATACACCATATATTGCTCAATATGGTGATGCAAAAAAAGGTCCAAAGGAGTCTCGCTATGGTACCGACGAGCCATATATCACTGGATATGGTGCTGATGTTGCTCCCAAAAGAGATTCAAATGCGCCATACATCGCTCAATATGGCGTTGGTGGTTCcaacaaagaaataaaaaaatctgCCACAGCCCAGGATTCGGCTAAGCCCAACTTTACAAATTATGGCCTTCATTCCAAGAAAGCACAAGGGTTGAAGGGAGGGCCACCATCTTCTAATGTAGACCACACTGAGGCATTCAAGGTTGGATTCTTTGCCATGGATGATCTCTACATAGGGAACATTATGACCCTCCAATTTCCTGTCGAAGACTTTTCTCACTTCCTATCAAAGAAAGAAGCCGACTCCATTCCTTTCTCAATCCCACAACTTCCAAGTGTCCTTCAACTCTTCTCAATCTCTCAAGATTCTTCACAAGCCAAGTCCATGAGAGGCACAATTGAACAATGTGAAGCAGGAACCATCACAGGGGAGACTAAGATTTGTGCTAACTCTTTAGAGTCCATGCTGGAATTCGTCCACAACATCATTGGATCAGAGGAAAAgcacaacattcacacaactagTCCATCTTCAGGGGCTCCTCTGCAAAAATATACCATTTTGAAAATATCAGAAGATATCTATGCTCCTAAATGGGTAGCTTGTCATCCTCTGCCATACCCATATGGTGTTTACTATTGCCACTTCATATCAACAGGGACCAGGGTGTTCAAGGTCTTGTTAGATGGTGAGAATGGAGACAAAGTTGAAGCTCTTGGCGTGTGCCACTTGGACACATCTGATTGGAGCCCAAATCACATTCTGTTTAAGCAGCTTGGGTTCATGCCTGGGGAGGCTCCAGTGTGCCACTTCTTCCCTGTGAAGCATCTTATGTGGGTTCCCCAACCCTCAACAGCCACCATGTGA